The Candidatus Omnitrophota bacterium DNA segment TAAAATAGAAGAGATATTTCGCCTTTCTTATTATAAGAAGAGTTGGGTTCTTACCGCGCTAGTACCGCTAGGTTATGTGCACAGCGGTTTTTATGATGTTTCTTCTTATGGCTTAGGCGATATTATTACAGGAGGAGGATATTTTCTTCCCTTTAACGAATTTGATGTTCTACCTATGTTCACTATAAAATTACCCACAGGAGAATACGATTCCCGCAAGAGTGTCAATTACGGAAGCAATCAATATGATATTAGAACCACACTTTTTATTTATAAAGCCATTGATAAGTTAAGTTTTGATGGGGCAATTCAGTATCGATTAAGGTTGGAAAACCCTGATACTAAAGTCTCACCAGGAGATGAACTAAGATTGGAAAGTCTTTTAGGTTGGCAATTGTCCAAAACATGTAAAGCTGGACCATCGCTAAGTTGGATGAAAAGCTCAAACCGTAAACTTGATGGAATTAAAGTTGCTGATAGCCGAAGGGAAACATTTTCGGTGGGAGGAGATATTTATTTTCGTCTTAAGCCCTTTAGTCTAACTTTTACTTATCTCCACGATGTATATGCAAAAAATACCATCCAAGGAGATTTCTTTCAAATCAAGACCTGTTATAAATTTTGAAAAAGTTTAACCTAGAATATAAATCCTCAAACCTGCTAAAAAAACGAATTAATGGCAATGTTTTTTAGCTTTACATCATAATATTTCTCTTGAATTTGTTTAAAATATATTATAATTATAAAGATATGATAAAAGGCTTTAGACACACTTGTATCTTGGTAAAAGATTTAGAGAAATCTCTAAAATTCTATCGCGATATTTTAGGGCTTAGAATAGAAAGGATTATAGAGTTAGAAGGGAAGTATCCAGAAAGAATTCTTGGTGTTAAGGGGATAAGATTAATTTATGTAAAGATGCGCAGTAGAAATCAAACCCAAAACAGTCCTCCCATTTTTGAACTTCATTATTGGAAAAAACCAAAAATAAACATAAAATCTGGATATAATCACATTTCTTTTACAGTTAAGAATTTGGATGATGAATATAAACGGCTAAAGAGACTGGGAGTGAAATTTATCTCCTCTCCCACCAAAACGCCTTACAACAATACTAAAGTTTGTTTCTGTTATGACCCCGATAAAAATTGGGTAGAGCTTGTGGAAGATTTGTAACTATTTAATATGTATATTTTTTTTCAAAATTTAACCCCTTTAATCCAAGCACTCATTGCGGGTTTTTTTACTTGGATGCTTACTGCTTTTGGTGCTTTTTTGGTTTTTCTGAGAAAAGAGTTCGGCCAGAAAACATTTGATGCTTTACTGGGTTTTGCTGGTGGAATAATGATTTCTGCAAGTTTCTGGTCTCTACTTCTGCCCGCGATTGAATTGTCAAAAGAAATGGAAATGGTTCCCTGGTTAGCTCCCAGTTTAGGTTTTTTAATAGGGACAATGTTTTTAAGAATTATTGATAAAATCTTACCTCATTTGCATATTGGTTTTGCTCAAGCAGAAGGATTTAAAACCTCATGGCAAAGGAGTCTTCTTTTAGTACTTGCCATTACTTTACATAATATTCCTGAAGGCTTGGCA contains these protein-coding regions:
- a CDS encoding VOC family protein — its product is MIKGFRHTCILVKDLEKSLKFYRDILGLRIERIIELEGKYPERILGVKGIRLIYVKMRSRNQTQNSPPIFELHYWKKPKINIKSGYNHISFTVKNLDDEYKRLKRLGVKFISSPTKTPYNNTKVCFCYDPDKNWVELVEDL
- a CDS encoding ZIP family metal transporter, which codes for MYIFFQNLTPLIQALIAGFFTWMLTAFGAFLVFLRKEFGQKTFDALLGFAGGIMISASFWSLLLPAIELSKEMEMVPWLAPSLGFLIGTMFLRIIDKILPHLHIGFAQAEGFKTSWQRSLLLVLAITLHNIPEGLAVGVAIGATVLNFPKENLIKALVLALGIGIQNIPEGFAVSIALRREKLSRFRSFWYGQLSGIVEPIFAVIGCLATIHMRYLLPYALGFAAGAMIFVVVEEVIPEAQRNGNTDLATLGTILGFILMMILDNAFGI
- a CDS encoding transporter; the protein is MIRLAVIISTITAFLFFTIDQSSAVNFYDGYRAVEGLYFLTYSSVYCGDKTTNDEGKTAIKNYEYHKIEEIFRLSYYKKSWVLTALVPLGYVHSGFYDVSSYGLGDIITGGGYFLPFNEFDVLPMFTIKLPTGEYDSRKSVNYGSNQYDIRTTLFIYKAIDKLSFDGAIQYRLRLENPDTKVSPGDELRLESLLGWQLSKTCKAGPSLSWMKSSNRKLDGIKVADSRRETFSVGGDIYFRLKPFSLTFTYLHDVYAKNTIQGDFFQIKTCYKF